A window from Sinanaerobacter sp. ZZT-01 encodes these proteins:
- a CDS encoding DUF1385 domain-containing protein yields MDFSKIFIKNASPTKVGGQAILEGIMMRGKDRIATVLRKPDGGMHMKVDPLKKPSKWRKIPIVRGVAAFVDSLVTGTSILLYSAEMLEQFDTETVYEKDKMTLWLEKRFGEKGAFSAMLYFSVVLAILFTVGVFIILPTALTSVAESVTENEIALNLIEGVVRILMFVLYIAVISKMEDIKKVFQYHGAEHKTIHCYENKLNLTPENAQQFETLHPRCGTSFLMFVMVISLLLFSLLGWQNLWMRIGSRLLLIPVVAGLSYELLQWAGRSDSWVVKVLSVPGLLLQMLTTKRPSNEQLEVAIAAMKEVLKEEDARAYIAECGPDGIFKEITKAEEETAGDEEKPDDRDAGRSED; encoded by the coding sequence ATGGATTTTAGTAAAATATTTATAAAAAATGCATCTCCTACAAAGGTGGGAGGGCAAGCCATTTTAGAAGGCATTATGATGCGTGGAAAAGATCGCATTGCAACAGTTCTTAGAAAACCTGACGGTGGAATGCATATGAAGGTGGACCCGTTAAAAAAACCAAGTAAATGGAGAAAGATTCCGATTGTGCGAGGGGTGGCTGCCTTTGTGGATTCGCTGGTAACAGGAACGAGCATCCTGCTTTATTCTGCAGAGATGCTGGAGCAATTTGATACGGAAACTGTTTATGAAAAAGATAAGATGACATTGTGGCTTGAAAAACGGTTTGGTGAAAAAGGCGCATTTAGTGCGATGCTTTATTTTTCTGTCGTTCTTGCTATTCTTTTTACGGTTGGAGTTTTTATTATCTTGCCAACTGCGTTGACGAGTGTGGCAGAGTCTGTAACTGAGAACGAAATTGCATTGAACCTGATTGAAGGGGTGGTGCGAATTTTGATGTTTGTTCTATACATTGCTGTAATTTCAAAAATGGAAGACATAAAAAAAGTATTTCAATACCATGGAGCAGAACATAAGACCATTCATTGCTATGAAAACAAACTGAATCTGACACCGGAAAATGCACAGCAGTTTGAAACCCTCCATCCAAGGTGCGGAACGAGTTTCTTAATGTTTGTTATGGTAATCAGTCTATTGCTGTTTTCTCTCTTGGGCTGGCAAAATTTATGGATGAGAATTGGATCAAGACTGCTTTTGATTCCCGTCGTTGCGGGATTGTCTTATGAGCTTTTACAATGGGCAGGCAGAAGTGACTCCTGGGTGGTAAAGGTGTTAAGCGTGCCGGGTCTGCTGCTTCAAATGCTGACCACGAAGCGCCCCAGCAACGAACAGCTTGAAGTTGCAATTGCGGCAATGAAAGAAGTACTAAAGGAAGAGGACGCACGTGCATATATTGCAGAATGCGGACCGGATGGTATTTTTAAAGAAATTACAAAAGCAGAAGAAGAAACAGCAGGAGACGAAGAAAAGCCCGATGACAGGGATGCAGGCAGAAGTGAGGACTAG
- a CDS encoding enoyl-CoA hydratase-related protein: MSVVVTEKKDKVAIIKINRPEAMNSLNGEVLQAISDAVDKVASDDEVKVLIFTGEGKAFVAGADIAAMSVMDEKAGNEFGTFGSAVFRKIETLEKPSIAAINGFALGGGCELCMSCDMRIASEKAKFGQPEVGLGITPGYSGTQRLPRIVGKAKAMELILTGEIITAQQAAEIGLVNKVVAPESLMEEAMGLAAKITKNAPFAVRASKKAIQMGVELPMTEAMALETELFGQCFATEDQKEGMNAFLEKRKAEFKGK, from the coding sequence ATGAGTGTAGTGGTAACAGAAAAAAAAGACAAGGTTGCAATTATTAAGATCAACCGACCGGAAGCGATGAATTCACTAAACGGAGAGGTGCTGCAGGCAATTTCCGATGCGGTAGATAAAGTGGCTTCTGATGACGAAGTAAAAGTCTTAATCTTTACCGGTGAGGGTAAGGCATTTGTTGCAGGAGCTGACATTGCGGCTATGAGCGTAATGGATGAAAAAGCAGGAAATGAATTTGGTACATTTGGTTCTGCTGTGTTCCGCAAAATTGAGACGCTTGAAAAACCATCTATTGCAGCAATTAACGGATTCGCTTTAGGTGGCGGCTGTGAATTGTGTATGAGCTGTGATATGCGGATTGCAAGTGAAAAGGCAAAATTTGGTCAACCTGAGGTGGGTCTTGGTATCACACCAGGCTATTCCGGTACGCAGAGGCTGCCTAGAATTGTAGGGAAAGCGAAAGCAATGGAATTGATTCTGACCGGAGAAATTATTACTGCTCAGCAGGCAGCAGAAATTGGCTTAGTCAATAAAGTGGTTGCACCAGAAAGCTTGATGGAAGAAGCGATGGGGCTTGCTGCAAAGATTACGAAGAATGCACCTTTTGCTGTACGAGCTTCCAAGAAAGCGATACAAATGGGTGTTGAGTTGCCTATGACAGAAGCAATGGCTCTTGAAACTGAACTTTTTGGGCAGTGCTTTGCGACAGAGGATCAAAAAGAAGGCATGAATGCCTTTTTAGAGAAGAGAAAAGCAGAATTTAAGGGTAAATAA
- a CDS encoding glucose-6-phosphate isomerase, producing the protein MSSLEIEALSIDLSMVEGMGHIKKHEKKLIKSWAKLKSGAEAFTDWVDLPLHYDKEEIRKIKQTAQHIHKQCNAFVVIGIGGSYLGARAAIEMLHSESESKNVPKVYFAGNNLSGTYHCELLEALEDKEVCICVISKSGTTTETSVAFALLKEFLIKKYGKKGCRERIYAVTDQKRGILRCEVEEEGYQSFAVPQDIGGRYSVLSAVGLLPIAVAGIDIREMLDGAADMATVLAKSETAGEAGKLAAARNELYQNGKVIEIFECYEPKLYFFTEWLKQLFGESEGKEGKGIFPSALQFSTELHSMGQFLQQGNQIFFETILSLQNPKKDLKVPKSAGEFLAGRSINEINNAAMAGVIKAHQKEGISMIKVDIPFLNAYHFGQMVYFFETTCALSGYLLGINPFDQPGVDSYKLEMRKALTK; encoded by the coding sequence ATGAGTAGTCTGGAAATAGAAGCTCTATCCATTGATTTGTCAATGGTAGAAGGAATGGGTCACATTAAAAAGCATGAAAAAAAATTGATAAAAAGCTGGGCGAAGCTGAAAAGTGGGGCGGAAGCGTTTACTGACTGGGTGGATTTACCGCTTCATTACGACAAGGAAGAAATCAGAAAGATCAAGCAGACTGCGCAGCATATTCATAAGCAATGCAATGCTTTTGTTGTCATTGGCATCGGCGGTTCCTACCTTGGTGCTCGTGCAGCGATTGAGATGTTGCATTCCGAATCTGAAAGTAAGAATGTACCGAAGGTATATTTTGCCGGAAATAATCTGAGTGGAACCTATCACTGTGAGTTGTTGGAAGCGTTAGAAGATAAAGAAGTATGCATTTGCGTCATTTCTAAATCGGGTACAACGACGGAGACTAGTGTAGCGTTTGCGTTACTCAAAGAATTTTTAATAAAAAAATATGGAAAAAAAGGATGCCGAGAGCGTATTTATGCAGTTACCGATCAGAAGAGAGGAATTCTTCGCTGCGAAGTGGAAGAAGAAGGCTATCAAAGCTTTGCTGTACCGCAGGATATTGGAGGACGCTATTCCGTATTAAGTGCAGTAGGTCTTTTACCGATCGCAGTCGCCGGAATTGACATACGGGAGATGCTTGATGGTGCGGCAGATATGGCGACTGTGCTGGCGAAGAGTGAGACAGCAGGTGAGGCCGGCAAGCTTGCGGCAGCGAGAAATGAATTATATCAAAACGGGAAGGTCATTGAAATTTTTGAATGTTATGAACCTAAGCTTTATTTTTTCACCGAGTGGCTGAAGCAGCTCTTTGGAGAAAGCGAAGGCAAAGAAGGAAAAGGAATTTTTCCTTCCGCTTTACAGTTCAGTACAGAATTGCATTCAATGGGACAATTTTTGCAGCAGGGAAATCAAATTTTCTTTGAAACCATCCTTTCTTTGCAGAATCCGAAAAAAGACCTTAAAGTACCGAAAAGCGCCGGAGAATTTTTAGCCGGACGCAGTATAAATGAAATAAATAATGCGGCTATGGCCGGAGTGATAAAGGCACATCAAAAAGAGGGAATTTCCATGATTAAGGTTGACATTCCTTTCCTAAACGCCTATCATTTTGGTCAGATGGTATATTTTTTTGAAACCACCTGTGCCTTAAGTGGTTACCTGCTTGGGATCAATCCGTTTGACCAGCCGGGGGTGGACAGCTACAAGTTAGAGATGCGCAAAGCGCTCACTAAATAA
- the glpX gene encoding class II fructose-bisphosphatase, whose product MNSINRNLGLSLARVTEIAAIECGKWMGRGDKIAADQAAVNGMRRMFDTIDIDGTVVIGEGEKDEAPMLYIGERIGKASAHAPMVDIAVDPLDGTTSTAKGLSNAISVIAVAPKGTLYNTEVYYMEKIAVGPEAKGCIDLNKPLKDNLIAIAVALGKNLEDLTVTIQERDRHDAYIKQCRELGCRIKLFRDGDVGMAIATCIEDSGIDVLVGIGGAPEGVLAAAAMRCLGGEIQGRLFPMTQEEKLKAPKEDFDRVLTIDELVKTNEVIFVATGVSDGDMLKGVRYLSGSRVKTHSVVMRGETGTVRYIEAIHNMDKKIAYADVYAAPGE is encoded by the coding sequence ATGAATTCCATAAATCGAAATTTGGGATTAAGTCTTGCGCGCGTTACAGAAATCGCTGCGATTGAATGTGGGAAATGGATGGGACGAGGAGATAAAATAGCTGCAGATCAAGCAGCCGTAAACGGTATGCGTCGTATGTTTGATACCATTGATATTGATGGGACGGTTGTGATTGGAGAGGGAGAAAAGGATGAGGCCCCTATGCTTTACATTGGGGAGCGGATCGGAAAGGCCAGCGCACATGCACCAATGGTTGACATCGCAGTCGACCCGCTAGATGGAACAACCTCCACTGCAAAAGGGCTGTCCAATGCGATTTCTGTAATTGCAGTCGCACCGAAAGGTACTTTGTACAATACAGAGGTGTATTATATGGAAAAAATAGCGGTGGGACCGGAAGCAAAGGGTTGCATAGATTTAAATAAACCACTAAAGGATAATCTTATAGCGATCGCAGTTGCATTGGGTAAAAACCTAGAAGATTTGACCGTCACGATCCAGGAAAGAGACCGTCATGATGCTTATATTAAACAATGTCGTGAACTTGGATGTCGTATTAAACTCTTTCGTGACGGAGATGTTGGGATGGCGATCGCTACCTGTATAGAAGACAGCGGAATTGATGTTTTGGTAGGAATCGGAGGTGCACCAGAAGGGGTACTGGCCGCAGCTGCAATGCGTTGTCTAGGTGGAGAAATTCAAGGCAGGCTCTTCCCCATGACGCAGGAGGAAAAACTAAAAGCCCCAAAAGAAGACTTTGATCGTGTATTAACGATTGATGAACTTGTGAAAACAAATGAAGTTATTTTTGTAGCGACCGGCGTTTCCGATGGAGATATGTTGAAGGGTGTGCGTTACCTTTCCGGCAGCAGAGTAAAAACGCATTCAGTAGTTATGCGGGGTGAAACAGGGACTGTTCGTTATATTGAAGCCATTCATAATATGGACAAAAAGATTGCATATGCAGATGTATATGCAGCACCGGGAGAATAA
- a CDS encoding LCP family protein has translation MGKESLKRGTGVKQFIKVFLIALVIFTGIGIPFHWTFRSAAEAPVFGESESNLLNEMSPLYDASSPFFEAFEDKQRVNILLLGVNTGLTDTIILASFDMKAKHVDLISVPRDTYYKRPGYNLPAQMKINAAYQKEPVNTARAVSDILLGMPIHYYAVVTYEGVSNIVEAMGGVPMDIPFTMKYIDRYDKPPLKIYIKEGPQVLDGEHAVQFLRFRHANKGSGYKSYPEGDIGRVKAQQEFMKSAFKQMMSFKLPQITKEIFKNVDSDITLDMSLKIAKEALGMSPENIETYMMPNKPDPEPPYYVYPQSEEIADMLTQIYSIEAPEESDKTTDGKKDETKHETKMVLDSGGL, from the coding sequence TTGGGAAAAGAAAGTCTGAAAAGGGGAACAGGCGTAAAACAATTTATAAAAGTATTTTTAATTGCACTTGTAATATTTACCGGGATTGGGATACCGTTTCATTGGACGTTTCGTTCGGCTGCAGAAGCACCGGTTTTTGGTGAATCGGAATCTAATTTATTGAATGAGATGTCACCGCTGTATGATGCAAGCAGTCCTTTTTTTGAGGCTTTTGAGGACAAGCAGAGAGTTAATATTTTGCTTTTGGGGGTAAATACCGGATTAACGGATACCATTATACTAGCGAGCTTTGATATGAAGGCAAAGCATGTTGACTTGATTTCTGTTCCTCGTGACACGTATTACAAACGACCTGGCTACAACCTTCCGGCGCAGATGAAAATCAATGCCGCTTATCAAAAGGAACCAGTTAACACGGCTAGAGCCGTAAGTGATATTCTTTTGGGGATGCCGATTCATTATTACGCGGTTGTAACGTATGAGGGCGTATCTAATATTGTAGAGGCAATGGGAGGGGTTCCTATGGACATCCCGTTTACAATGAAATATATTGATCGATATGATAAACCGCCGCTTAAAATCTATATAAAAGAAGGACCGCAGGTATTAGACGGTGAACATGCAGTTCAATTTTTACGATTTCGCCATGCAAATAAAGGCTCTGGTTATAAGAGTTATCCAGAAGGTGATATCGGGCGTGTGAAGGCGCAACAAGAATTTATGAAATCTGCATTTAAACAAATGATGAGTTTTAAACTACCTCAAATCACAAAAGAAATTTTTAAAAATGTCGATTCAGATATTACGTTGGATATGTCTTTAAAAATTGCAAAAGAAGCACTGGGGATGTCACCAGAAAATATTGAAACGTATATGATGCCAAATAAACCAGATCCGGAGCCGCCTTATTATGTATACCCTCAGTCAGAGGAAATTGCAGATATGCTTACACAAATCTATTCGATTGAAGCACCGGAAGAATCTGATAAAACCACAGACGGGAAAAAAGACGAGACTAAACACGAGACTAAAATGGTCCTAGACAGTGGTGGGTTGTAA
- a CDS encoding LCP family protein: MKVFFKQFIIAFIIFTVIMIPVQIMINRVGEVRIFSGEENLMKDMNVLIDPNSPFFEAFQDSQRVNILVLGVNDGMTDTIMLGSYDMKNQHVDVISVPRDTYYPRKGVTTPAAKKINAIYHSSNSGGAVGTATAVSDVLLGMPIHYYAVIDYKGVGNIVEALGGVPMNIPFHMKYDDPYDKPALHINIPKGQQVLNKDTAIQFLRFRHANKNSGYQSYPEGDIGRIKAHQEFMKSAFRQALGFNLPNVARTVVANVDSDVDVGIAVKIATKAMSLSKENIQTYLIPGYPKTVDKASYWFAKDEEVKEMIEEIYSISDETDETKEQNTEKEE, translated from the coding sequence ATGAAAGTATTTTTTAAGCAATTTATCATTGCATTTATTATTTTTACGGTGATAATGATACCGGTACAAATTATGATAAATCGTGTTGGCGAGGTTCGTATTTTTTCAGGGGAAGAGAACCTCATGAAGGACATGAATGTTTTAATTGACCCCAATAGTCCATTTTTTGAAGCCTTTCAGGACAGCCAAAGAGTGAACATTCTGGTTCTTGGAGTAAATGACGGAATGACGGACACGATTATGCTTGGGAGCTATGACATGAAAAATCAGCATGTTGATGTTATTTCTGTGCCACGGGATACCTATTATCCGAGAAAAGGTGTAACAACCCCGGCAGCAAAAAAGATTAATGCAATTTATCATAGCAGTAATAGCGGCGGAGCTGTTGGAACGGCAACTGCGGTTAGTGATGTACTTTTGGGGATGCCAATTCATTATTACGCTGTGATTGACTATAAAGGTGTAGGAAACATTGTAGAGGCATTGGGAGGCGTTCCGATGAATATTCCATTTCATATGAAATATGATGATCCATATGACAAGCCGGCTCTGCATATTAACATTCCGAAAGGTCAACAGGTATTGAACAAGGATACTGCGATTCAATTTCTGCGATTCCGCCATGCAAATAAGAACTCCGGCTACCAGAGTTACCCGGAAGGGGACATCGGTCGGATTAAGGCGCATCAAGAATTTATGAAATCTGCATTTCGGCAGGCATTGGGCTTTAACCTTCCGAATGTTGCTAGGACTGTGGTTGCGAATGTGGATTCGGATGTTGACGTGGGCATTGCAGTAAAAATTGCGACAAAGGCAATGAGCCTTTCCAAAGAAAATATTCAAACTTATTTAATACCGGGCTATCCAAAAACAGTGGACAAGGCATCTTATTGGTTTGCCAAAGATGAGGAAGTAAAGGAAATGATCGAAGAAATTTATTCCATTAGTGATGAAACGGATGAAACAAAAGAGCAAAATACGGAAAAAGAAGAATAA
- the rho gene encoding transcription termination factor Rho has product MSEKMILLKAKKVAELREIAQHMGLAGFEKMKKAELLEAIVNSGKSDLSKEEKEPEDKARPSDEPLQGEKKQEVQEAYKEKKSAEETKEEHVVKKERTYSQEERPEVEGILDIAEGGFGFLRFHNFLTSERDVYVSPSQIRRFNLKKGDKIRGITRKPNEGEKFGALLYVKKVNGDEPGVSIRRPDFDDLTPIFPNKRMTLEDGRDLSMRLIDLVAPIGKGQRGLIVAPPKAGKTVLLKKVANNIEKKYPEVELIVLLVDERPEEVTDMQRSIKGEVIYSTFDELPANHVKVAEMVLARAQRLVEHGKDVVILLDSITRLARAYNLVVPASGRTLSGGLDPGALHKPKKFFGAARNMEEGGSITILATALVETGSRMDDVIFEEFKGTGNMELHLDRKLSEKRIFPAINLNKSGTRREDLLMSQEEMEAVWIMRRAMANVGTQEVTEKIIDQLMHTKNNDDFIQVLKKIHLEDNQNQTNGRSDR; this is encoded by the coding sequence ATGAGTGAAAAAATGATACTTCTTAAAGCAAAGAAGGTAGCAGAATTGCGAGAAATTGCACAGCATATGGGTCTTGCCGGATTTGAAAAAATGAAAAAAGCAGAGCTATTAGAAGCAATTGTGAATTCTGGAAAATCAGATTTGTCAAAAGAAGAAAAAGAGCCGGAGGATAAAGCTAGACCGAGTGATGAACCTTTACAGGGTGAAAAAAAACAGGAAGTTCAAGAAGCGTATAAGGAAAAAAAATCTGCAGAAGAGACAAAAGAGGAGCACGTGGTCAAAAAAGAGCGCACGTATTCTCAAGAGGAGCGTCCCGAGGTAGAAGGAATCTTAGACATTGCAGAGGGTGGCTTTGGATTTTTACGCTTTCATAACTTTTTGACCAGTGAGCGTGACGTATATGTATCTCCTTCTCAGATTCGGCGTTTTAATCTGAAAAAAGGGGATAAAATCAGGGGTATTACGAGAAAGCCGAATGAAGGAGAAAAATTTGGTGCTTTACTCTATGTAAAAAAAGTAAATGGAGATGAGCCCGGCGTATCCATTCGCAGACCGGATTTTGATGATTTAACTCCAATCTTCCCAAATAAACGTATGACGCTTGAAGATGGAAGGGATCTGTCAATGCGCCTCATCGATTTGGTTGCTCCAATCGGGAAAGGGCAAAGAGGCCTGATTGTAGCTCCGCCGAAAGCAGGAAAGACGGTTCTTTTAAAGAAAGTAGCTAATAATATTGAAAAAAAATATCCTGAGGTTGAACTGATTGTTCTTTTAGTCGATGAACGCCCGGAAGAGGTAACTGACATGCAGCGCTCCATTAAAGGAGAAGTCATTTATTCTACATTTGACGAACTTCCGGCAAACCATGTCAAGGTTGCAGAGATGGTGCTGGCGAGAGCGCAGAGACTTGTGGAGCATGGAAAGGATGTTGTGATTCTCCTAGACAGCATCACCCGGTTAGCAAGAGCATATAACCTCGTAGTACCGGCTTCGGGAAGAACGCTATCCGGAGGTCTTGATCCGGGAGCCTTGCATAAACCTAAGAAATTTTTTGGAGCGGCTCGTAATATGGAAGAAGGCGGAAGTATTACAATTTTGGCGACTGCACTTGTAGAGACCGGAAGCCGAATGGACGACGTTATTTTTGAGGAGTTTAAAGGCACTGGAAATATGGAACTGCACTTAGATCGAAAGTTGTCAGAAAAGAGAATTTTCCCAGCAATTAACTTAAATAAATCAGGGACAAGAAGAGAAGACCTGCTAATGTCGCAGGAAGAAATGGAAGCGGTATGGATTATGAGACGTGCCATGGCAAATGTCGGTACACAGGAAGTTACAGAAAAAATTATCGATCAATTGATGCATACAAAAAATAATGATGATTTTATACAGGTTTTGAAAAAAATTCATTTGGAAGACAATCAGAACCAGACAAACGGTCGTTCAGACCGTTAA
- a CDS encoding 3-hydroxybutyryl-CoA dehydrogenase — MKKIGVLGTGTMGAGIIQVLAQNGYEVVLRARRQTSVDKGIATVTKNLDKMIAKEKISAADKDEILARVHGSTDISIVADADLIIEAATEDMEAKKALFKELDELCKPGTILATNTSSLSITEIASATNRPDKIIGMHFFNPVPAMKLVEIIKGLATSEETKATILELSEKLKKTPVEVDEAPGFVVNRILIPMINEAVGILADGVAKAEDIDTAMKLGANHPMGPLALGDLIGLDVCLAIMDVLYSEYGDPKYRAHVLLKKMVRAGKLGRKSGIGFFDYSK, encoded by the coding sequence ATGAAAAAGATTGGCGTATTAGGAACAGGTACAATGGGTGCTGGAATCATTCAGGTATTGGCACAAAATGGTTACGAAGTTGTTCTTAGAGCAAGAAGACAGACTTCCGTAGATAAGGGAATTGCAACTGTGACTAAAAATCTTGACAAAATGATTGCAAAAGAAAAGATTTCTGCTGCAGATAAAGACGAAATCTTAGCAAGAGTTCATGGTTCCACAGACATTTCCATCGTAGCGGATGCAGATTTAATTATCGAAGCAGCTACAGAGGATATGGAAGCAAAGAAAGCATTATTTAAGGAACTGGATGAGCTTTGCAAGCCTGGTACTATTTTGGCTACCAATACTTCATCGCTTTCCATTACAGAAATTGCTTCTGCTACAAATAGACCGGATAAAATTATTGGCATGCATTTCTTCAATCCGGTTCCTGCAATGAAGCTGGTTGAAATTATTAAAGGTCTTGCGACTTCTGAAGAGACAAAAGCTACTATTTTAGAGCTTTCTGAGAAATTAAAGAAAACTCCGGTAGAAGTAGACGAGGCTCCTGGATTCGTTGTAAATAGAATTTTGATTCCTATGATTAACGAAGCAGTTGGAATTTTAGCTGACGGTGTTGCAAAGGCAGAAGATATTGATACTGCTATGAAGCTTGGTGCAAACCATCCAATGGGTCCTCTAGCTTTAGGTGATTTGATCGGTCTGGATGTATGCTTGGCAATCATGGACGTTCTTTACAGTGAATATGGTGATCCAAAATACAGAGCTCATGTTCTTTTAAAGAAGATGGTTCGTGCTGGAAAGCTTGGAAGAAAGAGCGGCATAGGCTTCTTTGACTACAGCAAATAA